Proteins from one Malaya genurostris strain Urasoe2022 chromosome 2, Malgen_1.1, whole genome shotgun sequence genomic window:
- the LOC131431007 gene encoding anoctamin-10 isoform X2, translated as MDDIKEKLISNTIFTLDDDEEVGMKRKETIPSLRQRNSQINALENMDQIEEKEKLHELHSSLKRQRLSGSKGVTFGDEGLRKRVGLTTPSEKRPPDSSSSPNEDEKIFGESFMVLEFAESVESDTIQWIIDKIQGRKIDGGAELLVRKEPLTKETQSLNMHISASQMKFLEIADDMGFMKQTKTGIIRNFNVACLDDFFYDDQMAVEDILTSADRQIIIKYALENICASEHEHNIVGTKVQLHHGQSIIQAAQQADIITHIYSLHEKSKLRKLQHMWIKPTKPQPIDEIRDYFGESVAMYFSFVGFYTYALIVPTVLGLLQMALSEETETVPFFCVFYVAWMKVFLELWKRKSSSHAYRWGTITMTNLDEPRVGYHGKLGKDPITGKLTRHYPKWKTYVQMYFVTAPIILLCMSIAAFVTIFQFYVENYLAELYGLDSYILYVPSIVNAVYIAISTIAYDKLAIYLTDKENHRTQSQYERHRVNKLIVLEFVNNFLCLFYIAFILQDMKMLKTQLMMQLIVLQFVQNILENLLPYIKKKLGRMSAKLFVKSNYERLQKVYEEYDLMGIQSLDVDDYRIVRNRKECILEEYNTYDDYLELYIQFGYMVLFSSVAPLTSFWAILNNVIEIRLDAYKLCTLFKRPFARRTKNIGAWQLAFETLAVISVMTNCGILYMSPQMRELATNFSAESYAFTFLVIEHVLLGLTWFIYKAIPDTPLWVRVALAKADYESRQALKRENAQRSRNLLFRRFRSVYDSHSLLT; from the exons ATGGATGATATTAAAG AAAAATTAATCTCGAACACAATCTTCACTCTCGACGATGACGAGGAAGTTGGCATGAAGCGGAAGGAAACGATTCCGTCCCTTCGACAGCGGAACTCTCAGATCAATGCACTGGAAAACATGGACCAAATAGAGGAAAAGGAAAAACTACACGAACTTCATTCCTCACTCAAACGGCAACGACTTTCCGGTTCGAAAGGGGTCACATTTGGTGATGAAGGTTTACGCAAACGAGTTGGACTGACGACGCCATCCGAGAAACGTCCGCCGGATTCGAGCAGCAGTCCCAACGAAGATGAGAAAATATTCGGAGAGTCGTTCATGGTACTGGAGTTCGCTGAGAGTGTCGAATCGGATACGATTCAGTGGATAATCGATAAAATTCAAGGGAGGAAAATCGATGGAGGTGCCGAGCTACTGGTACGAAAGGAACCATTAACCAA AGAAACGCAAAGCCTAAACATGCACATCTCAGCAAGCCAAATGAAATTTCTCGAAATCGCGGACGACATGGGCTTCATGAAGCAAACCAAGACTggcatcattagaaattttaacGTCGCCTGCTTGGACGATTTTTTCTACGATG aTCAAATGGCCGTAGAGGATATCCTAACATCAGCCGACCGGCAAATCATCATCAAGTACGCTTTGGAGAACATTTGTGCCTCCGAACATGAGCACAACATTGTCGGAACCAAAGTGCAGCTGCACCACGGTCAGTCGATTATTCAAGCAGCTCAGCAAGCGGACATCATCACGCACATCTACTCGTTACACGAGAAATCAAAACTTCGGAAACTTCAGCATATGTGGATTAAACCAACCAAGCCGCAACCGATCGACGAGATTCGAGATTATTTCGGAGAAAGTGTTGCCATGTATTTTTCCTTCGTGGGCTTCTACACGTACGCACTGATCGTCCCAACCGTGCTAGGTCTGCTGCAGATGGCACTTTCCGAGGAAACCGAAACGGTTCCGTTCTTCTGTGTGTTCTACGTTGCTTGGATGAAAGTGTTCCTGGAACTGTGGAAACGAAAAAGTTCATCCCATGCCTACCGTTGGGGAACGATCACGATGACGAATCTCGACGAACCTCGAGTCGGCTATCACGGGAAGCTGGGAAAAGATCCTATCACTGGTAAGCTGACACGGCATTATCCTAAATGGAAAACCTACGTGCAGATGTACTTCGTGACGGCTCCCATCATACTGCTGTGTATGTCGATCGCCGCCTTCGTGACCATTTTCCAATTCTACGTCGAAAACTACCTGGCCGAGCTGTACGGGCTGGACTCGTACATACTGTACGTACCGTCGATTGTCAATGCCGTCTATATTGCGATTTCGACCATCGCTTACGATAAGCTGGCCATCTATCTGACGGACAAGGAGAACCATCGGACGCAGAGTCAGTACGAGCGGCATCGAGTCAACAAACTGATCGTACTCGAGTTCGTCAACAACTTCCTGTGTTTATTTTATATTGCGTTTATACTGCAG GACATGAAAATGCTCAAAACTCAACTGATGATGCAGTTGATCGTGCTTCAGTTTGTGCAGAACATTCTCGAAAACCTGCTCCCCTACATCAAGAAAAAATTAGGACGTATGTCAGCCAAACTCTTTGTAAAGTCGAACTACGAACGACTACAGAAGGTGTACGAAGAATACGATCTCATGGGTATCCAATCGCTTGACGTTGACGATTACCGGATAGTTCGAAACCGAAAAGAGTGCATCCTCGAAGAGTACAACACATACGACGACTACCTGGAACTGTACATCCAGTTCGGTTATATGGTACTCTTCTCGTCGGTAGCCCCGCTGACATCGTTCTGGGCAATCCTGAACAACGTCATCGAGATCCGGCTGGATGCTTATAAGTTGTGTACATTGTTTAAGAGACCGTTCGCCAGACGAACGAAAAACATTGGAGCCTGGCAGTTGGCATTTGAAACGTTAGCCGTGATTTCCGTTATGACTAATTGCGGAATTCTATATATGTCACCGCAGATGAG GGAATTAGCGACCAATTTCAGCGCCGAATCCTACGCATTCACCTTTCTGGTAATTGAACATGTTCTTCTAGGACTAACATGGTTCATCTATAAGGCCATCCCAGACACTCCGCTGTGGGTCCGAGTGGCACTGGCGAAGGCAGATTACGAGTCACGACAAGCGCTGAAGCGAGAA AACGCACAGCGATCTCGAAATCTACTATTCAGGCGCTTCCGAAGTGTGTACGATTCACATTCGTTGTTGACTTAG
- the LOC131431007 gene encoding anoctamin-10 isoform X1, whose product MDDIKELLTDLMENSIASTRCSSSTEPTIPSLPCIVEELSTKTVGYRFERAMSAELFKSLKLKKLISNTIFTLDDDEEVGMKRKETIPSLRQRNSQINALENMDQIEEKEKLHELHSSLKRQRLSGSKGVTFGDEGLRKRVGLTTPSEKRPPDSSSSPNEDEKIFGESFMVLEFAESVESDTIQWIIDKIQGRKIDGGAELLVRKEPLTKETQSLNMHISASQMKFLEIADDMGFMKQTKTGIIRNFNVACLDDFFYDDQMAVEDILTSADRQIIIKYALENICASEHEHNIVGTKVQLHHGQSIIQAAQQADIITHIYSLHEKSKLRKLQHMWIKPTKPQPIDEIRDYFGESVAMYFSFVGFYTYALIVPTVLGLLQMALSEETETVPFFCVFYVAWMKVFLELWKRKSSSHAYRWGTITMTNLDEPRVGYHGKLGKDPITGKLTRHYPKWKTYVQMYFVTAPIILLCMSIAAFVTIFQFYVENYLAELYGLDSYILYVPSIVNAVYIAISTIAYDKLAIYLTDKENHRTQSQYERHRVNKLIVLEFVNNFLCLFYIAFILQDMKMLKTQLMMQLIVLQFVQNILENLLPYIKKKLGRMSAKLFVKSNYERLQKVYEEYDLMGIQSLDVDDYRIVRNRKECILEEYNTYDDYLELYIQFGYMVLFSSVAPLTSFWAILNNVIEIRLDAYKLCTLFKRPFARRTKNIGAWQLAFETLAVISVMTNCGILYMSPQMRELATNFSAESYAFTFLVIEHVLLGLTWFIYKAIPDTPLWVRVALAKADYESRQALKRENAQRSRNLLFRRFRSVYDSHSLLT is encoded by the exons ATGGATGATATTAAAG AATTACTGACAGATCTGATGGAGAATTCCATCGCATCCACCAGGTGCTCATCTTCCACAGAGCCCACAATACCTTCATTACCTTGCATCGTAGAAGAGCTCTCTACGAAAACTGTCGGTTATCGCTTTGAACGTGCAATGTCTGCCGAATTGTTCAAATCTTTAAAGCTCA AAAAATTAATCTCGAACACAATCTTCACTCTCGACGATGACGAGGAAGTTGGCATGAAGCGGAAGGAAACGATTCCGTCCCTTCGACAGCGGAACTCTCAGATCAATGCACTGGAAAACATGGACCAAATAGAGGAAAAGGAAAAACTACACGAACTTCATTCCTCACTCAAACGGCAACGACTTTCCGGTTCGAAAGGGGTCACATTTGGTGATGAAGGTTTACGCAAACGAGTTGGACTGACGACGCCATCCGAGAAACGTCCGCCGGATTCGAGCAGCAGTCCCAACGAAGATGAGAAAATATTCGGAGAGTCGTTCATGGTACTGGAGTTCGCTGAGAGTGTCGAATCGGATACGATTCAGTGGATAATCGATAAAATTCAAGGGAGGAAAATCGATGGAGGTGCCGAGCTACTGGTACGAAAGGAACCATTAACCAA AGAAACGCAAAGCCTAAACATGCACATCTCAGCAAGCCAAATGAAATTTCTCGAAATCGCGGACGACATGGGCTTCATGAAGCAAACCAAGACTggcatcattagaaattttaacGTCGCCTGCTTGGACGATTTTTTCTACGATG aTCAAATGGCCGTAGAGGATATCCTAACATCAGCCGACCGGCAAATCATCATCAAGTACGCTTTGGAGAACATTTGTGCCTCCGAACATGAGCACAACATTGTCGGAACCAAAGTGCAGCTGCACCACGGTCAGTCGATTATTCAAGCAGCTCAGCAAGCGGACATCATCACGCACATCTACTCGTTACACGAGAAATCAAAACTTCGGAAACTTCAGCATATGTGGATTAAACCAACCAAGCCGCAACCGATCGACGAGATTCGAGATTATTTCGGAGAAAGTGTTGCCATGTATTTTTCCTTCGTGGGCTTCTACACGTACGCACTGATCGTCCCAACCGTGCTAGGTCTGCTGCAGATGGCACTTTCCGAGGAAACCGAAACGGTTCCGTTCTTCTGTGTGTTCTACGTTGCTTGGATGAAAGTGTTCCTGGAACTGTGGAAACGAAAAAGTTCATCCCATGCCTACCGTTGGGGAACGATCACGATGACGAATCTCGACGAACCTCGAGTCGGCTATCACGGGAAGCTGGGAAAAGATCCTATCACTGGTAAGCTGACACGGCATTATCCTAAATGGAAAACCTACGTGCAGATGTACTTCGTGACGGCTCCCATCATACTGCTGTGTATGTCGATCGCCGCCTTCGTGACCATTTTCCAATTCTACGTCGAAAACTACCTGGCCGAGCTGTACGGGCTGGACTCGTACATACTGTACGTACCGTCGATTGTCAATGCCGTCTATATTGCGATTTCGACCATCGCTTACGATAAGCTGGCCATCTATCTGACGGACAAGGAGAACCATCGGACGCAGAGTCAGTACGAGCGGCATCGAGTCAACAAACTGATCGTACTCGAGTTCGTCAACAACTTCCTGTGTTTATTTTATATTGCGTTTATACTGCAG GACATGAAAATGCTCAAAACTCAACTGATGATGCAGTTGATCGTGCTTCAGTTTGTGCAGAACATTCTCGAAAACCTGCTCCCCTACATCAAGAAAAAATTAGGACGTATGTCAGCCAAACTCTTTGTAAAGTCGAACTACGAACGACTACAGAAGGTGTACGAAGAATACGATCTCATGGGTATCCAATCGCTTGACGTTGACGATTACCGGATAGTTCGAAACCGAAAAGAGTGCATCCTCGAAGAGTACAACACATACGACGACTACCTGGAACTGTACATCCAGTTCGGTTATATGGTACTCTTCTCGTCGGTAGCCCCGCTGACATCGTTCTGGGCAATCCTGAACAACGTCATCGAGATCCGGCTGGATGCTTATAAGTTGTGTACATTGTTTAAGAGACCGTTCGCCAGACGAACGAAAAACATTGGAGCCTGGCAGTTGGCATTTGAAACGTTAGCCGTGATTTCCGTTATGACTAATTGCGGAATTCTATATATGTCACCGCAGATGAG GGAATTAGCGACCAATTTCAGCGCCGAATCCTACGCATTCACCTTTCTGGTAATTGAACATGTTCTTCTAGGACTAACATGGTTCATCTATAAGGCCATCCCAGACACTCCGCTGTGGGTCCGAGTGGCACTGGCGAAGGCAGATTACGAGTCACGACAAGCGCTGAAGCGAGAA AACGCACAGCGATCTCGAAATCTACTATTCAGGCGCTTCCGAAGTGTGTACGATTCACATTCGTTGTTGACTTAG